A genomic stretch from Streptomyces sp. QL37 includes:
- a CDS encoding tetratricopeptide repeat protein has product MEQREVPGDAVMTRIGQAIMLLHAGDREEARNRFGIIWSEIGERGAALHRCTLAHYMADTQDDPGDELAWDLRALTAAEGVTGAGGADPGAAPDTSRGAGHGAGADPEPGGERREVTAVRALVPSLHLNLAADYLKLQRFESARVHLDRAWDAVGVLEDDGYGGGIRAAIGRMEQRMRGSAAGG; this is encoded by the coding sequence GTGGAGCAGCGGGAAGTGCCGGGGGACGCCGTCATGACCAGGATCGGCCAGGCGATCATGCTGCTCCACGCCGGTGACAGGGAGGAGGCCCGCAACCGGTTCGGGATCATCTGGTCGGAGATCGGCGAGCGCGGTGCCGCTCTGCACCGCTGCACCCTCGCCCACTACATGGCCGACACCCAGGACGATCCCGGGGACGAGCTCGCCTGGGACCTCCGGGCGCTGACAGCCGCGGAAGGTGTGACCGGGGCGGGCGGCGCGGACCCGGGCGCCGCACCGGACACGAGCCGAGGCGCGGGCCATGGCGCGGGCGCTGATCCGGAGCCGGGCGGTGAGCGCCGGGAGGTGACCGCCGTGCGGGCCCTCGTCCCCTCCCTGCATCTCAATCTGGCGGCGGACTATCTGAAGCTCCAGCGCTTCGAGTCCGCCCGGGTCCATCTGGACCGTGCCTGGGACGCGGTGGGGGTGCTGGAGGACGACGGGTACGGCGGAGGGATCCGCGCCGCCATCGGGCGCATGGAACAGCGCATGCGGGGGAGCGCGGCGGGAGGGTGA
- a CDS encoding TetR/AcrR family transcriptional regulator yields MPTRSTTARTATADAARPPAPSRAELIADTALTLLAERGLRGLTHRAVDERAGLPQGSTSNHARTREALLEAAVRRLAELEARVLAPRELLTSSDPAGAAGAAAGLAKALHRYLTGSTDLLVCRYELALEATRRPGLRVFYDDAGRRFREPLVALMSAAGSSEPERHALSVVAWAEGMMFACAVGSYHRAVPTEEELRRGCAELLRGMLGPGADG; encoded by the coding sequence ATGCCCACACGCTCCACGACCGCCCGGACCGCCACGGCCGACGCCGCCCGGCCGCCCGCGCCCTCCCGTGCCGAACTGATCGCCGACACCGCCCTGACCCTCCTCGCCGAGCGCGGGCTGAGGGGTCTCACCCATCGGGCGGTGGACGAGCGGGCCGGGCTCCCCCAGGGTTCGACGTCCAACCACGCCCGCACCCGGGAGGCCCTGCTGGAGGCCGCCGTCCGCCGTCTCGCCGAGCTGGAGGCGCGGGTGCTCGCGCCCAGGGAACTGCTCACGAGCAGCGACCCGGCCGGAGCGGCCGGGGCGGCCGCCGGGCTGGCGAAGGCGCTGCACCGCTATCTGACCGGCTCCACCGATCTCCTGGTCTGCCGCTACGAACTGGCCCTGGAGGCCACCCGGCGTCCCGGCCTCCGGGTCTTCTACGACGACGCGGGCCGGCGGTTCCGCGAACCACTGGTGGCTCTGATGAGCGCGGCGGGATCGTCCGAACCGGAGCGCCACGCGCTGTCCGTCGTGGCCTGGGCGGAGGGAATGATGTTCGCGTGCGCCGTGGGCTCGTACCACCGGGCGGTGCCGACGGAGGAGGAGCTGCGCAGGGGCTGCGCCGAACTGCTGCGGGGGATGCTCGGCCCCGGGGCCGACGGATGA
- a CDS encoding FAD-dependent monooxygenase produces the protein MTTSRAVVIGSGIGGLTAAAALHRGGWQVTVLERAASLEPVGAGISLAPNSQRALDVIGLGDEVRSLAAWQGDGGMRTPSGRWLARTDSAAAAERFGGPLVLLHRSALVDLLRARLPEDAVRTGTPARLVDPGRADGSPALVRTAAGDIEAELVVGADGIGSAVRTELYPSHPGPSYSGFTTWRVLAPGLGRTFSSHETWGRGALWGSHPLKDGGIYAYAAAAVPAGARAADDEKAELLRRYGDWHDPIPAIIDAVEPDQVLRHDVYQLADPLPSFHRGRTVLVGDSAHAMVPFLGQGGNQAIEDAVVLAHHVTPDGDLGAGVAAYSAARHPRTTAMVRKAAQVSRMTGLSSAPAVALRNGLMSAVSRLGPGLVLRTFDGICDWEPPQRTYAAVTREGQTTRP, from the coding sequence ATGACGACGTCCCGTGCGGTGGTCATCGGCAGCGGAATCGGCGGACTCACCGCCGCGGCGGCGTTGCACCGGGGCGGGTGGCAGGTCACCGTGCTCGAGCGTGCCGCCTCACTGGAACCCGTCGGTGCGGGCATCAGCCTCGCCCCCAACTCCCAGCGCGCTCTCGACGTCATCGGACTCGGTGACGAGGTCAGGTCCCTCGCGGCCTGGCAGGGGGACGGCGGCATGCGCACACCGTCCGGGCGCTGGCTCGCCCGCACGGACAGCGCCGCCGCGGCGGAGCGGTTCGGCGGGCCGCTCGTGCTGCTGCACCGCTCGGCGCTCGTCGACCTGCTGCGCGCACGGCTCCCCGAGGACGCCGTGCGCACCGGCACACCGGCGCGGCTCGTGGATCCGGGCCGCGCCGACGGAAGCCCGGCCCTCGTCAGGACCGCCGCCGGTGACATCGAGGCCGAACTGGTGGTCGGTGCCGACGGCATCGGCTCAGCCGTGCGCACCGAGCTGTACCCGAGCCACCCCGGCCCCTCGTACAGCGGCTTCACCACCTGGCGCGTCCTCGCCCCGGGGCTGGGCCGCACCTTCAGCTCGCACGAGACCTGGGGCCGCGGCGCGCTGTGGGGCAGCCATCCGCTGAAGGACGGCGGGATCTACGCCTACGCCGCGGCAGCCGTCCCCGCCGGAGCCCGGGCCGCCGACGACGAGAAGGCCGAGCTGCTGCGCCGGTACGGCGACTGGCACGACCCGATCCCCGCGATCATCGACGCCGTCGAGCCGGACCAGGTCCTGCGCCACGACGTGTACCAGCTGGCCGATCCGCTGCCTTCCTTCCACCGGGGGCGCACCGTCCTCGTCGGCGACTCCGCGCACGCCATGGTGCCGTTCCTCGGCCAGGGCGGTAACCAGGCCATCGAGGACGCCGTCGTGCTCGCCCACCACGTCACGCCGGACGGCGACCTGGGAGCGGGTGTGGCCGCCTACAGCGCGGCCAGGCATCCTCGTACGACCGCCATGGTCCGCAAGGCTGCGCAGGTCTCCCGGATGACCGGGCTGTCCAGCGCGCCGGCCGTCGCCCTCAGGAACGGGCTGATGTCCGCGGTCTCCCGTCTCGGCCCCGGCCTCGTCCTGCGCACGTTCGACGGGATCTGCGACTGGGAGCCGCCGCAGCGCACGTATGCTGCCGTGACCAGGGAAGGACAGACGACGCGACCGTGA
- a CDS encoding Gfo/Idh/MocA family oxidoreductase → MKVGCIGLGDIARKAYLPVLTTLPGVELHLQTRTPATLAAVAGAHRIPARQCHEDLGPLLDQGLDAAFVHAPTAAHAEIVGRLLEAGVPTYVDKPLSYELAESERLVSLAEERRVSLAVGFNRRLAPSYAQCAEHPRELILLQKNRVGLPEDPRTMVLDDFIHVVDTLRFLVPGPVSNVVVRARIAEGLMHHVVLQLSGDGFTAIGMMNRLNGSTEEILEVSGQDTKRQVLNLADVVDHKGQPTLRRRGDWVPVARQRGIEQSVLSFLDAVRSGEVLSARDALETHRLCERVVLDASEQES, encoded by the coding sequence GTGAAGGTCGGCTGCATCGGGCTCGGAGACATCGCGCGGAAGGCGTATCTGCCGGTACTGACCACCCTGCCCGGCGTCGAACTGCATCTGCAGACCCGCACCCCGGCCACGCTGGCGGCCGTCGCCGGGGCCCACCGGATCCCCGCGCGGCAGTGCCACGAGGATCTCGGCCCGCTGCTGGACCAAGGACTGGACGCCGCCTTCGTGCACGCGCCGACCGCCGCCCACGCGGAGATCGTGGGACGGCTGCTCGAAGCGGGCGTCCCCACCTACGTCGACAAGCCCCTCTCCTACGAACTCGCGGAGTCCGAGCGGCTGGTGTCCCTCGCCGAGGAGCGCCGGGTCTCTCTCGCGGTCGGGTTCAACCGCAGACTCGCCCCGTCGTACGCGCAGTGCGCCGAGCACCCGCGGGAGCTGATCCTCCTGCAGAAGAACAGGGTGGGCCTGCCCGAGGACCCGCGCACCATGGTGCTGGACGACTTCATCCATGTCGTCGACACCCTGCGCTTCCTGGTCCCCGGCCCCGTCTCGAACGTCGTCGTACGGGCGCGGATCGCCGAAGGGCTCATGCACCATGTGGTGCTCCAGCTGTCCGGCGACGGATTCACGGCCATCGGCATGATGAACCGGCTCAACGGATCGACGGAGGAGATCCTGGAGGTCTCGGGACAGGACACCAAGCGGCAGGTCCTCAATCTCGCGGACGTCGTGGACCACAAGGGGCAGCCGACCCTGCGCCGGCGCGGGGACTGGGTGCCGGTCGCCCGCCAGCGCGGCATCGAACAGAGCGTGCTGTCCTTCCTGGACGCGGTGCGGTCCGGCGAGGTGCTCAGCGCCCGGGACGCCCTGGAGACCCACCGGCTGTGCGAGCGGGTGGTCCTGGACGCGTCGGAGCAGGAGTCCTGA
- the lnt gene encoding apolipoprotein N-acyltransferase: protein MPMLRGRLRDGPAGEEGARPYERLLRSRTGRGAVALCAGALPALAFPAPSLWWFAYVALVPWLLLIRSAGTGRRAAVDGWLGGTGFILAAHHWLMPSLHVFILVLAALLGLLWAPWGVLVARLLGGSPSVLRSVVAVAVVPSGWLMIELIRSWEGLGGPWGLLGASQWDVPPALRVASVGGVWLVSLGLVAVNTALVLLLAVPAGRTAGVACLLAGALGVGATALWAPRPEETGTTRIAVVQPGVVEGPGSIERRFARGEELTRGLAGRDVDLVVWGESSVAVDLSRSRATADRIAALSRVVGADVLVNMDARRTDGPDRAGIFKSAVLVGPDGPTGDRYDKMRLVPFGEYVPARALLGWATSVGKAAGEDRLRGSEPVVMELPDGLRVGPLVCFESAFPDMSRQLTKDGAQLIVAQSSTSTFQQSWAPEQHASLGALRAAETGRPMVHATLTGVSAAYGPRGERVGAPLGTDASGAAVYDVPLAQGTTLYVRLGAWPVYGALAVLAVYFGAAGLRSLRTPAPTRPGPPARTAGGSPGRPGR, encoded by the coding sequence ATGCCGATGCTGCGCGGGCGGCTTCGCGACGGGCCGGCCGGTGAGGAAGGCGCACGGCCTTACGAGCGGCTGCTGCGGTCCAGGACCGGGCGGGGCGCCGTGGCCCTGTGCGCGGGGGCCCTGCCCGCCCTGGCGTTTCCAGCGCCTTCGCTCTGGTGGTTCGCCTACGTCGCCCTGGTGCCCTGGCTGCTGCTGATCCGCTCGGCAGGTACGGGACGCCGAGCGGCGGTCGACGGCTGGCTCGGCGGTACGGGCTTCATACTCGCCGCGCACCACTGGCTGATGCCGAGCCTCCATGTCTTCATTCTGGTGCTGGCCGCGCTGCTGGGACTGCTCTGGGCGCCCTGGGGCGTCCTCGTGGCCCGTCTTCTCGGCGGCTCGCCGTCCGTCCTGCGTTCGGTGGTCGCGGTGGCCGTCGTGCCCTCCGGATGGCTGATGATCGAACTGATCCGCTCCTGGGAGGGGCTCGGAGGCCCCTGGGGGCTGCTGGGTGCCAGCCAGTGGGACGTCCCGCCGGCGCTGCGTGTCGCCTCGGTGGGGGGTGTGTGGCTGGTGAGTCTGGGGCTCGTGGCCGTGAACACGGCGCTCGTGCTGCTGCTGGCCGTACCGGCGGGCCGTACGGCCGGGGTCGCGTGTCTGCTGGCAGGGGCGCTGGGTGTGGGCGCGACAGCGCTCTGGGCGCCGCGCCCCGAGGAGACCGGTACGACCCGGATCGCCGTGGTGCAACCGGGTGTCGTCGAAGGCCCCGGCAGCATCGAACGCCGCTTCGCCCGTGGCGAGGAACTGACCCGGGGCCTCGCGGGCCGGGACGTGGACCTGGTGGTGTGGGGCGAGAGCAGCGTGGCCGTCGATCTGTCCCGGAGCAGGGCGACGGCGGACCGTATCGCCGCGCTGTCCCGAGTGGTCGGGGCCGATGTGCTGGTCAACATGGACGCCCGGCGCACGGACGGCCCCGACCGCGCCGGAATCTTCAAATCAGCGGTACTGGTGGGCCCGGACGGCCCGACCGGGGACCGCTACGACAAGATGCGCCTGGTGCCGTTCGGTGAGTACGTCCCGGCCCGCGCGCTGCTCGGCTGGGCGACCTCGGTCGGCAAGGCCGCGGGTGAGGACCGGCTGCGGGGAAGTGAGCCCGTGGTGATGGAACTGCCGGACGGACTGCGGGTGGGCCCCCTGGTGTGCTTCGAGTCGGCGTTCCCCGACATGAGCCGGCAGCTGACGAAGGACGGGGCCCAGCTGATCGTCGCCCAGTCCTCCACCTCGACGTTCCAGCAGAGCTGGGCACCCGAGCAGCACGCCTCGCTGGGGGCGCTGCGGGCGGCCGAGACGGGCCGCCCGATGGTGCACGCCACGCTGACGGGGGTCAGCGCGGCGTACGGCCCCCGGGGCGAGCGGGTGGGGGCACCGCTGGGTACGGACGCGAGCGGGGCCGCCGTCTACGACGTACCGCTCGCCCAGGGCACCACCCTCTACGTCAGGCTCGGGGCCTGGCCCGTGTACGGCGCGCTGGCGGTGCTGGCCGTCTACTTCGGAGCGGCGGGGCTGCGCTCCCTCAGGACTCCTGCTCCGACGCGTCCAGGACCACCCGCTCGCACAGCCGGTGGGTCTCCAGGGCGTCCCGGGCGCTGA
- a CDS encoding nuclear transport factor 2 family protein, which produces MTQRVALATVMDRLSIDAVITDYAVAWGDGAWEDYGALFTPDGRADYRGAGGAEGPAAEATGWLAESLRPHPARQHLIVNRRLDLQDLGGYPGDRARVRADYLSPTGPVAWDGETAPVLVTGGGYVFELVRTEPGWRILTVTAHRKWRYAPG; this is translated from the coding sequence ATGACACAGCGCGTGGCTCTGGCAACGGTGATGGACCGGCTCTCCATCGATGCAGTGATCACCGATTACGCCGTGGCGTGGGGCGACGGCGCCTGGGAGGACTACGGCGCGCTGTTCACGCCGGACGGACGCGCCGACTACCGCGGTGCGGGCGGTGCCGAAGGGCCGGCCGCCGAGGCCACGGGGTGGCTGGCGGAGAGCCTTCGGCCTCACCCCGCCCGCCAGCACCTGATCGTCAACAGGCGCCTCGATCTACAGGATCTGGGCGGCTACCCCGGTGACCGGGCGCGGGTGCGGGCCGACTACCTCAGCCCGACGGGTCCGGTGGCCTGGGACGGGGAGACGGCTCCGGTCCTGGTCACCGGCGGCGGGTACGTCTTCGAGCTGGTGCGTACGGAACCGGGCTGGCGGATCCTGACCGTCACGGCGCACCGGAAGTGGCGGTACGCGCCCGGCTGA
- a CDS encoding universal stress protein, with translation MTADDLPVIAAVDGSAHSWEALDWAAAEAVRTGLPLLIVHVRPPTGRAEEETGLREAEELLAQAVLRTSRSAPELPTSTLAPPDFPSAALTSLSRDASLVVVGSRGLGGFRSLMIGSDSLATASMAHCPVVVAHTGRTDEGEVEPSDAFPDVVAGVAADESSGAVLDFAYAAAASRPGARLRLVHGWTMFSSMLSGGPVFDSDAAADSAERVLAELTVGRREKYPRVEVVREPVRGSASRTLVTASATAALTVVGRRRGGEALGLGLSPVAQTTVTHALGPVAVVPT, from the coding sequence ATGACCGCCGACGACCTTCCCGTGATCGCGGCCGTGGACGGCTCCGCCCACAGCTGGGAGGCGCTCGACTGGGCTGCCGCCGAGGCGGTGCGCACCGGTCTGCCGCTGCTGATCGTGCATGTCAGGCCGCCCACCGGGCGTGCGGAGGAGGAGACAGGACTGCGGGAGGCCGAGGAACTGCTCGCGCAGGCCGTGCTGCGGACCTCCCGGTCCGCCCCCGAGTTGCCCACCTCGACGCTGGCCCCGCCGGACTTTCCTTCGGCGGCGCTGACCTCGCTCAGCCGTGACGCCTCTCTGGTGGTCGTCGGCTCGCGTGGTCTCGGCGGATTCCGCTCGCTGATGATCGGCTCCGACAGCCTGGCCACCGCCTCGATGGCGCACTGTCCGGTCGTCGTCGCACACACCGGCAGGACGGACGAGGGCGAGGTGGAGCCGTCGGACGCCTTCCCGGACGTGGTCGCGGGGGTCGCCGCCGACGAGAGCAGCGGCGCGGTCCTCGATTTCGCCTACGCGGCCGCCGCCTCCAGGCCTGGTGCACGGCTGCGGCTGGTGCACGGGTGGACGATGTTCTCCTCGATGCTGTCCGGCGGACCGGTGTTCGACAGCGACGCGGCGGCGGACTCGGCCGAGCGGGTGCTCGCCGAACTCACCGTGGGCCGGCGCGAGAAGTACCCGCGGGTGGAGGTCGTGCGCGAACCTGTCCGGGGTTCGGCGTCCCGCACCCTGGTCACGGCATCGGCCACCGCCGCACTGACCGTGGTCGGGCGGCGCCGGGGCGGCGAGGCCCTGGGGCTGGGCCTCTCCCCCGTCGCGCAGACGACGGTGACGCACGCCCTCGGCCCGGTGGCCGTCGTCCCCACGTGA
- a CDS encoding SGNH/GDSL hydrolase family protein: MSLPRTAGAALLALALAPVTVSTAAAAPRAAEVNYVALGDSYASGTGAGSYSDIACTRSRNAYPALWANANDPASFSFVACGGAKIPDVLSDQVGELDEDTTLVSLSIGGNDSGFASTMLSCQYSTQSACERALATAGEYVVNELPGELDSLYATVRARAPHAEVVVIGYPHLYKEGGLCLGGLSSAKRTAVNRGSDLLNETIAGRAAAAGFAFADGRPAFAGHEICTSDAWISSSNVHPTAEGHESAYLPAFSAAVSEN; encoded by the coding sequence ATGTCTCTGCCCCGTACCGCCGGTGCCGCACTGCTGGCCCTCGCACTCGCCCCGGTCACCGTCTCCACGGCGGCAGCCGCCCCGCGGGCCGCGGAGGTGAACTACGTGGCCCTCGGTGACTCGTACGCCTCCGGTACCGGCGCCGGCAGCTACTCCGACATCGCCTGCACCCGCAGCCGCAACGCCTACCCCGCTCTCTGGGCGAACGCCAACGACCCGGCCTCGTTCTCGTTCGTCGCCTGCGGCGGTGCGAAGATCCCCGACGTGCTCAGCGACCAGGTGGGCGAGCTGGACGAGGACACCACCCTGGTGAGCCTGAGCATCGGGGGCAACGACTCCGGCTTCGCCTCGACCATGCTCAGCTGTCAGTACTCCACCCAGTCGGCCTGCGAGCGGGCCCTGGCGACGGCCGGGGAGTACGTCGTGAACGAGCTGCCGGGCGAGCTGGACAGCCTCTACGCGACCGTCCGCGCCCGGGCGCCCCACGCCGAGGTCGTCGTCATCGGTTACCCGCATCTCTACAAGGAGGGCGGCCTCTGCCTCGGCGGGCTCAGCTCCGCCAAGCGCACGGCCGTCAACCGGGGCTCGGATCTGCTCAACGAGACGATCGCGGGCCGTGCGGCGGCTGCCGGGTTCGCGTTCGCGGACGGGCGGCCGGCGTTCGCCGGGCACGAGATCTGCACGAGCGACGCCTGGATCAGCAGCTCGAACGTCCACCCGACGGCCGAGGGCCACGAGTCCGCGTATCTGCCCGCGTTCAGCGCCGCCGTGTCGGAGAACTGA
- a CDS encoding HEAT repeat domain-containing protein, protein MATDAGIGPGAETESPLIGAVRAGDTTAVRRILREHRGPYVDDAAFCLAVRTHSGAIAQLLLQYGADPRRCAPDGLPPLREAVDSGSPALVHALLDDRILGRHTESELLDARDLARYWCETGVEDELRRRTGSEDVVTRTRVQDDEYDSVDEFTLDGTTVRDGHGAILIRLEELLCVRTPFEELMARATAHAGQDHASWAAATLLLAHRRDRATWTAAAALRTRTDPLHRLFGAEVLRLTHLFDGSDEDAFAGPALDTFTDWSAEEPDPAVLTEVLVALGEHSGAGAEAALLPHAGHHESRVRRAVARGLGAWPPPPVFSGAVRTALRELMRDREAGVRQDACLTFADGKDHDPVLIDAMAALLDDEDRHVRVIAAYGLARHDDDRCVEGARRLGPPQPGRPDEEHYLGEAWSYGRRRDDA, encoded by the coding sequence ATGGCTACGGATGCAGGCATCGGCCCGGGTGCGGAGACCGAGTCCCCGCTGATCGGCGCGGTCCGGGCCGGGGACACCACCGCGGTGCGGAGGATTCTCCGGGAACACCGCGGCCCCTACGTGGACGACGCCGCGTTCTGCCTGGCGGTCCGCACGCACTCCGGAGCCATCGCCCAACTCCTGCTGCAGTACGGCGCGGATCCCCGGCGGTGCGCACCGGATGGCCTGCCGCCGCTGCGCGAGGCGGTCGACTCGGGGTCGCCCGCTCTGGTCCATGCCCTCCTGGACGACAGGATCCTGGGACGCCACACCGAGTCGGAGCTGCTGGACGCGCGGGACCTCGCCCGCTACTGGTGCGAGACGGGTGTCGAGGACGAACTGCGGCGGCGCACCGGTTCCGAGGACGTCGTCACCCGGACCCGGGTCCAGGACGACGAGTACGACAGCGTCGACGAGTTCACCCTCGACGGTACGACTGTGAGGGACGGTCACGGGGCGATCCTCATCCGACTGGAGGAGCTCCTCTGCGTCCGTACCCCGTTCGAGGAGCTCATGGCCCGGGCGACGGCCCACGCCGGTCAGGACCACGCGTCATGGGCCGCTGCCACCCTGCTGCTGGCTCACCGGCGCGACCGGGCGACCTGGACGGCCGCCGCGGCACTGCGCACGCGCACGGATCCGCTGCACCGCTTGTTCGGCGCCGAGGTACTGCGGCTGACCCACCTCTTCGACGGCAGCGACGAGGACGCGTTCGCCGGACCGGCCCTGGACACGTTCACCGACTGGTCGGCCGAGGAGCCGGATCCCGCCGTCCTCACCGAAGTGCTGGTCGCTCTCGGAGAGCACTCCGGTGCCGGAGCGGAAGCGGCTCTTCTGCCCCACGCAGGCCACCACGAGAGCCGGGTCCGGCGCGCGGTGGCGCGCGGACTCGGTGCCTGGCCCCCGCCGCCCGTATTCTCCGGCGCGGTTCGCACGGCGCTGCGAGAGCTGATGCGCGACCGGGAGGCAGGGGTGCGGCAGGACGCCTGCCTCACGTTCGCCGACGGCAAGGACCACGATCCCGTCCTCATCGACGCCATGGCTGCTCTGCTGGACGACGAGGACCGCCACGTCCGGGTCATCGCGGCGTACGGACTCGCCCGCCACGACGACGATCGGTGCGTGGAAGGGGCCCGCCGGCTCGGCCCGCCGCAGCCCGGCCGTCCGGACGAGGAGCACTACCTCGGCGAGGCATGGAGCTACGGGCGGAGGCGGGACGACGCCTGA
- a CDS encoding dienelactone hydrolase family protein → MLAGVSLGTGVVGDLLPERPATAGVLLLHAAVALPASVRPGPRMQSHVARPDDFAPHERVAALRRAAREAGVVLEVFRYPGAGHFYVDRDLPDHDPAAAELTWRRVLDSLGRPL, encoded by the coding sequence GTGCTCGCCGGTGTGTCCCTGGGGACCGGCGTTGTCGGCGATCTCCTGCCCGAGCGCCCCGCCACGGCAGGTGTGCTCCTCCTGCACGCCGCTGTGGCCCTTCCCGCATCCGTTCGGCCCGGCCCGAGGATGCAGTCGCACGTCGCGCGGCCGGACGACTTCGCGCCCCACGAGCGCGTCGCCGCCCTCCGCCGGGCGGCACGGGAGGCCGGGGTCGTCCTGGAGGTCTTCCGATACCCGGGAGCCGGCCACTTCTACGTGGACCGTGACCTCCCCGACCACGACCCGGCCGCAGCCGAACTGACCTGGCGTCGGGTACTGGACTCCCTCGGCCGGCCGCTGTGA
- a CDS encoding undecaprenyl-diphosphate phosphatase, with protein sequence MSWFESFVLGLVQGLTEFLPISSSAHLRLTAAFAGWHDPGAAFTAITQIGTEAAVLIYFRKDIARIVSAWFRSLTNSSMRGDHDAQMGWLVIIGSIPIGVLGVTFKDQIEGPFRDLRLIATTLIVMGIVLGIADRLAARDETGGKHRAIKERKSLRELGVRDGLIFGVCQAMALIPGVSRSGATISGGLLMGYTREAAARYSFLLAIPAVLASGAFELKDAGEGHVSWGPTIFATIIAFAVGYAVIAWFMKFITTKSFMPFVIYRVILGIVLFILVGAGALSPHAGESAG encoded by the coding sequence ATGAGCTGGTTCGAATCATTCGTCCTGGGCCTTGTTCAGGGACTGACCGAGTTCCTGCCGATCTCCTCCAGCGCGCATCTGCGGCTGACCGCGGCGTTCGCGGGCTGGCACGACCCGGGCGCCGCGTTCACCGCGATCACGCAGATCGGCACGGAGGCCGCGGTCCTCATCTACTTCCGTAAGGACATCGCCCGAATCGTCTCGGCCTGGTTCCGGTCTCTGACCAACTCGTCGATGCGCGGCGACCACGACGCCCAGATGGGCTGGCTGGTCATCATCGGATCGATCCCCATCGGTGTGCTCGGGGTGACCTTCAAGGACCAGATCGAGGGCCCGTTCCGTGATCTGCGTCTGATCGCGACGACGCTGATCGTCATGGGCATCGTCCTCGGCATCGCGGACCGGCTCGCGGCCCGCGACGAGACCGGCGGCAAGCACCGGGCCATCAAGGAGCGCAAGTCCCTGAGGGAACTGGGTGTCAGGGACGGTCTGATCTTCGGCGTCTGCCAGGCGATGGCCCTGATCCCGGGCGTCTCCCGCTCGGGTGCGACGATCAGCGGTGGCCTGCTCATGGGATACACCCGTGAGGCGGCGGCCCGCTACTCCTTCCTGCTGGCGATCCCGGCAGTGCTGGCCTCGGGCGCGTTCGAGTTGAAGGACGCGGGCGAGGGGCATGTCTCCTGGGGCCCGACGATCTTCGCGACGATCATCGCGTTCGCGGTCGGATATGCCGTAATCGCCTGGTTCATGAAGTTCATTACGACGAAGAGCTTCATGCCGTTCGTCATCTACCGCGTGATCCTGGGCATCGTGCTCTTCATCCTGGTCGGAGCGGGTGCGCTGAGCCCGCACGCGGGCGAGTCCGCGGGCTGA
- a CDS encoding TVP38/TMEM64 family protein, with product MFDPVPATRPSGGLAVRCTRALLSPWSRFSLLVAVLLAAATTMLLFEPQRLLASGWPPQLTGSAAAMLFGLVYGVCTVAFVPRPLLNLAAGALFGAQAGLAAALAGTVLGAGVSFLLGRVLGQDALRTLLRGKYLKAADGLLSRHGFRSMLALRLFPGVPFAAANYCAATSRMGYPPFLLATGLGSIPNTAAYVIAGSSASSPTSPVFLAAMGFIVLSGAGAALVAWRRRHKLGGADGAPSSGAGGTA from the coding sequence ATGTTCGACCCCGTCCCCGCAACACGGCCCTCCGGTGGCCTCGCAGTGCGCTGTACGAGGGCGCTACTGTCCCCCTGGTCCCGGTTCTCCCTGCTCGTGGCGGTCCTGCTGGCCGCTGCCACCACCATGCTGCTGTTCGAACCACAGCGACTGCTGGCCTCCGGCTGGCCACCTCAACTCACGGGTTCCGCCGCGGCGATGCTGTTCGGGCTCGTGTACGGCGTGTGCACCGTGGCCTTCGTGCCGCGTCCGCTGCTCAACCTGGCCGCCGGTGCGCTGTTCGGCGCCCAGGCCGGTCTCGCGGCGGCTCTGGCCGGAACCGTCCTCGGTGCCGGCGTCTCCTTCCTGCTCGGCAGAGTGCTGGGGCAGGACGCGCTCCGGACCCTGTTGCGCGGCAAGTACCTCAAGGCGGCGGACGGTCTGCTGAGCCGGCACGGGTTCAGGTCGATGCTGGCGCTGCGGCTCTTCCCCGGGGTGCCGTTCGCCGCGGCCAACTACTGCGCGGCGACCTCCCGCATGGGTTACCCGCCGTTCCTGCTGGCCACCGGACTGGGCTCGATCCCGAACACGGCCGCGTACGTCATCGCGGGCAGCTCGGCCTCCTCCCCCACGTCTCCGGTGTTCCTGGCCGCGATGGGCTTCATCGTGCTGTCCGGGGCGGGTGCGGCGCTCGTGGCCTGGCGCAGGCGGCACAAGCTGGGCGGCGCGGACGGTGCGCCCTCGTCCGGGGCGGGCGGCACGGCGTAG